In Paraburkholderia flava, one genomic interval encodes:
- the recJ gene encoding single-stranded-DNA-specific exonuclease RecJ, which produces MTRIVTRKCPPADAEVLARHGLHPVLARLYAARGVCRPDELETGLARLVPPGSLKGCDDAAALLADAIAAGRRMLVVADYDCDGATACAVAVRGLRMFGAQIDYLVPNRFEYGYGLTPEIVALAASRADVKPDLLITVDNGIASVDGVDAANALGIDVLVTDHHLPGDTLPAARAMVNPNQPGCTFPSKCIAGVGVMFYVLLALRAELRRRGAFGDARPEPRLDGLLDLVALGTVADVVKLDGNNRVLVAQGLQRIRNGRMQPGIAALFRAAARDARNASGFDLGFALGPRLNAAGRLSDMSLGIECLITDDIGRAWELAQQLDGMNRERREIEAGMQQQALADLSSVDPEGAATITLFNETWHQGVIGIVASRLKEKFHRPSFTFAPADDRGELVKGSGRSIPGFHLRDAVDLISKREPGLIMKFGGHAMAAGLTLGAADVPRFSAAFEAVAREWLSEDALARTVETDGDLEDAYFTPQFVELIEAAVWGQGFPAPVFSGEFDVASQALVKDRHLKLQLLRGRQRFNAIWFNHTETLPARTTLAYRLACDTWNGVARVQLIVEHAAG; this is translated from the coding sequence ATGACTCGAATCGTTACGCGCAAGTGTCCTCCCGCCGACGCCGAAGTGCTGGCCCGGCACGGTCTGCATCCGGTCCTCGCGCGACTCTACGCGGCACGCGGCGTGTGCCGCCCCGACGAACTCGAAACGGGCCTCGCGCGGCTCGTGCCGCCCGGCTCGCTGAAGGGCTGCGACGACGCAGCCGCGCTGCTCGCCGATGCGATCGCCGCCGGTCGCCGGATGCTGGTCGTCGCGGACTACGACTGCGACGGCGCAACCGCGTGTGCGGTTGCCGTGCGCGGGCTGCGGATGTTCGGCGCGCAGATCGACTACCTCGTGCCGAATCGCTTCGAGTACGGCTACGGACTCACGCCCGAGATCGTCGCGCTGGCCGCGTCGCGCGCCGACGTGAAGCCCGATCTGCTGATCACCGTCGATAACGGCATCGCGAGCGTCGACGGTGTCGACGCGGCGAACGCACTCGGCATCGACGTGCTCGTCACCGATCACCATCTGCCCGGCGACACCCTCCCCGCCGCGCGCGCGATGGTCAATCCGAATCAGCCGGGCTGCACGTTCCCGAGCAAATGCATTGCGGGCGTCGGTGTGATGTTCTATGTGCTGCTCGCGTTGCGTGCGGAGCTGCGGCGTCGCGGCGCGTTCGGCGACGCACGGCCGGAGCCGCGTCTCGACGGCCTGCTCGATCTCGTCGCGCTCGGCACCGTCGCCGACGTCGTGAAGCTGGACGGCAACAATCGCGTGCTGGTCGCGCAGGGCTTGCAGCGCATCCGCAACGGCCGCATGCAGCCGGGCATCGCCGCGCTGTTTCGTGCGGCGGCCCGCGATGCGCGCAACGCGTCCGGTTTCGATCTCGGCTTCGCGCTCGGTCCGCGTCTGAACGCGGCGGGCCGGCTGTCGGATATGTCGCTCGGCATCGAATGCCTGATCACCGACGACATCGGGCGCGCGTGGGAACTTGCGCAGCAACTCGACGGGATGAACCGCGAGCGACGCGAAATCGAGGCCGGCATGCAGCAGCAGGCGCTCGCCGATCTGTCGTCGGTCGATCCCGAAGGCGCCGCGACAATCACGCTGTTCAACGAGACGTGGCACCAGGGCGTGATCGGTATCGTCGCGAGCCGGTTGAAGGAGAAATTTCACCGGCCGTCGTTCACGTTCGCACCCGCCGACGATCGCGGCGAACTCGTCAAGGGTTCGGGCCGTTCGATCCCCGGCTTCCATCTGCGCGACGCGGTCGATCTGATCTCGAAGCGCGAACCGGGTCTGATCATGAAGTTCGGCGGTCATGCAATGGCCGCCGGCCTCACGCTCGGCGCCGCCGACGTGCCGCGCTTTTCCGCCGCGTTCGAAGCGGTCGCCCGCGAGTGGCTGTCGGAAGACGCGCTCGCGCGCACGGTCGAAACCGACGGCGATCTCGAGGACGCGTACTTCACGCCGCAGTTCGTCGAACTGATCGAAGCCGCGGTATGGGGTCAAGGGTTTCCGGCACCTGTGTTTTCCGGTGAATTCGACGTGGCGTCGCAGGCGCTCGTCAAGGACCGGCATCTGAAACTTCAGTTGCTGCGCGGCCGGCAACGTTTCAACGCGATCTGGTTCAACCACACCGAGACGCTGCCCGCGCGGACGACGCTTGCGTACCGGCTCGCGTGCGATACGTGGAACGGCGTCGCGCGGGTGCAGTTGATCGTCGAGCACGCGGCCGGCTGA
- a CDS encoding regulator, whose amino-acid sequence MRSIMHVDRLHLLLPFALPAAADASAALSGTAYPALARLIARATEIERVIGEDFQRTLPHERWIARRFGALAQASPAAAADEAPLAPYMLLADGGDPGNATWACVQPVHVRIAHDHLVLIDPASLDVSDDEATALLALARPLIEELGVRIEAPRPTRWYLSSDAFGTLAGASPLRASGRNIEIWLPHEAHTGARSRMWMKLQNEVQMAWFEHPVNEAREARGLPAVNSIWFHAQGAAQPVTSPFARVLSAAAATRGLSLASGTPVGDAPASFTALEVSTAASTTTSTGTTLVELDPLSAPFLEQDWARWNDAFAALERDWFAPALAALQAGTLGAFDVTLCGDTGSVSLSVTRGDLRKFWRRRVLASLFIE is encoded by the coding sequence GCTGCCTGCTGCAGCCGACGCATCCGCCGCACTGTCCGGCACCGCTTATCCGGCGCTCGCCCGGCTGATCGCCCGGGCGACCGAAATCGAACGGGTGATCGGCGAGGACTTCCAGCGCACGCTGCCACACGAACGCTGGATCGCCCGGCGCTTCGGCGCCCTCGCCCAGGCATCGCCCGCAGCAGCAGCCGACGAAGCCCCGCTCGCCCCCTACATGCTGCTCGCCGACGGCGGCGATCCCGGCAACGCGACGTGGGCCTGCGTGCAGCCGGTCCACGTGCGCATCGCGCACGACCATCTCGTGCTGATCGATCCTGCGTCGCTCGACGTGTCCGACGACGAAGCCACGGCATTGCTCGCGCTCGCGCGGCCGCTGATCGAAGAACTCGGTGTGCGTATCGAGGCGCCGCGACCGACGCGCTGGTATCTGTCGAGCGACGCGTTCGGCACGCTCGCGGGCGCGTCGCCGCTGCGCGCGAGCGGCCGCAACATCGAAATCTGGCTGCCGCACGAAGCGCATACCGGCGCCCGTTCACGGATGTGGATGAAGCTGCAGAACGAAGTGCAGATGGCGTGGTTCGAGCATCCGGTCAACGAGGCCCGCGAAGCGCGCGGGCTACCTGCGGTCAACTCGATCTGGTTTCACGCGCAGGGTGCCGCGCAGCCGGTGACGAGTCCGTTCGCGCGGGTGTTGTCGGCGGCTGCGGCTACGCGCGGACTCTCGCTCGCGTCGGGAACGCCGGTCGGCGATGCGCCGGCTTCGTTCACGGCGCTCGAAGTGTCGACTGCGGCGTCGACCACGACCTCGACCGGCACCACCCTCGTCGAACTCGATCCATTATCGGCGCCGTTCCTCGAACAGGACTGGGCCCGCTGGAACGACGCGTTCGCGGCGCTCGAGCGCGACTGGTTCGCGCCCGCGCTCGCGGCCTTGCAGGCCGGCACGCTCGGCGCATTCGACGTCACGCTGTGCGGCGACACCGGTTCGGTTTCGCTCTCCGTGACCCGGGGTGACCTGCGCAAATTCTGGCGACGCCGCGTACTCGCATCGCTGTTCATCGAATGA
- the prfB gene encoding peptide chain release factor 2 (programmed frameshift): MEAERLNAIESSLADLRNRAGELRGYLDYDSKALRLVEVNRELEDPNVWNDSKHAQALGKEKKLLEGVVDTLTALDNDLRDAQDLFDMAREENDEDTLVACESDAAGLEQRVADMEFRRMFSNPADPNNAFLDIQAGAGGTEACDWAAMLLRQYLRYCERKGFKTEVLEESEGDVAGIKNATIKIEGEYAYGFLRTETGIHRLVRKSPFDSSGGRHTSFSSVFVYPEVDDSIEVDINPADLRIDTYRASGAGGQHINKTDSAVRITHIPSGIVVQCQNDRSQHRNRAEAMAMLKSRLYEAEIRKRQAEQDKLEAGKTDVGWGHQIRSYVLDNSRIKDLRTNVEISNTKSVLDGDLDAFISASLKQGI; encoded by the exons ATGGAAGCGGAACGCCTCAACGCGATCGAAAGCTCCCTCGCAGACCTGCGCAATCGCGCGGGCGAGCTACGGGGGTATCTT GACTACGACAGCAAAGCTCTGCGTCTAGTCGAAGTCAACCGGGAACTCGAAGACCCGAACGTCTGGAACGACTCCAAGCACGCCCAGGCACTCGGCAAGGAAAAGAAGCTGCTCGAAGGCGTCGTCGATACGCTGACAGCGCTCGATAACGATCTGCGCGACGCGCAGGATCTGTTCGACATGGCACGCGAGGAAAACGACGAAGACACGCTCGTCGCATGCGAAAGCGACGCGGCCGGACTCGAACAGCGCGTCGCCGACATGGAATTCCGCCGGATGTTCTCGAACCCGGCCGACCCCAACAACGCATTTCTCGACATCCAGGCCGGCGCCGGCGGCACCGAAGCGTGCGACTGGGCCGCGATGCTGCTGCGCCAGTACCTGCGCTACTGCGAGCGCAAGGGCTTCAAGACCGAAGTACTCGAGGAGTCGGAAGGCGACGTCGCGGGCATCAAGAACGCGACGATCAAGATCGAAGGCGAATACGCGTACGGCTTCCTGCGCACCGAAACCGGCATTCACCGGCTGGTGCGCAAGTCGCCGTTCGATTCGTCGGGTGGACGGCACACGTCGTTCTCGTCGGTGTTCGTGTACCCGGAAGTCGACGACTCGATCGAGGTCGACATCAACCCGGCGGACCTGCGCATCGACACCTACCGCGCGTCCGGCGCGGGCGGTCAGCACATCAACAAGACCGACTCGGCGGTGCGGATCACGCACATTCCGTCGGGCATCGTCGTGCAGTGCCAGAACGACCGCTCGCAGCACCGCAACCGCGCCGAAGCGATGGCCATGCTGAAATCGCGCCTGTACGAAGCGGAAATCCGCAAGCGTCAGGCCGAGCAGGACAAGCTCGAAGCCGGCAAGACCGATGTGGGCTGGGGGCATCAGATCCGTTCGTACGTGCTCGATAACAGCCGTATCAAGGATCTGCGTACCAACGTCGAAATCAGCAATACGAAGAGCGTGCTCGACGGCGATCTCGACGCGTTCATCAGCGCCAGCCTGAAACAGGGCATCTGA